One segment of Synechococcus sp. A15-24 DNA contains the following:
- the rpsM gene encoding 30S ribosomal protein S13 — MARIAGVDIPRDKRIEVSLTYIYGVGPTRARTILAQTGVNPDVRVKDLEDGDLQKLRNAADEFTLEGDLRRQEGMALKRLQDIGCVRGRRHRMSLPVRGQRTRTNARTRRGARKTVAGKKK, encoded by the coding sequence GTGGCACGGATCGCCGGCGTTGACATTCCCCGCGACAAGCGGATTGAAGTGTCCCTCACTTACATCTATGGAGTCGGCCCGACACGGGCTCGCACCATCCTGGCTCAGACCGGTGTGAACCCCGACGTCCGGGTCAAGGATCTTGAGGACGGTGACCTTCAGAAACTGCGCAACGCCGCCGACGAGTTCACCCTCGAGGGCGATCTGCGCCGGCAGGAGGGCATGGCCCTGAAGCGTCTGCAGGACATCGGCTGCGTGCGCGGACGTCGTCATCGCATGAGCCTGCCTGTGCGTGGCCAGCGCACACGGACCAATGCCCGCACCCGTCGTGGCGCGCGCAAGACAGTGGCCGGCAAGAAGAAGTAA
- the rplE gene encoding 50S ribosomal protein L5, which translates to MSLKKRYRETIQPKLQKDLSLTNIHEVPKVVKVTVNRGLGEAAANAKSLEASVNELAQITGQKVVVTRAKKAIAAFKIRQGMPIGCAVTLRGDRMYAFLERLINLALPRIRDFRGVSPKSFDGRGNYTLGVREQIIFPEISFDKIDAIRGMDITIVTTARSDEEGRALLREMGMPFQSN; encoded by the coding sequence ATGTCACTCAAGAAGCGCTATAGGGAGACCATTCAGCCCAAGCTGCAGAAGGATCTCTCCCTCACCAACATCCACGAAGTCCCCAAGGTGGTGAAAGTCACCGTCAACCGGGGCCTCGGCGAAGCCGCCGCCAACGCCAAGTCCCTTGAGGCCTCGGTGAACGAGCTGGCACAGATCACCGGCCAGAAAGTGGTCGTCACCCGTGCCAAGAAGGCAATCGCCGCCTTCAAAATTCGCCAGGGCATGCCGATCGGTTGTGCCGTCACCCTGCGCGGTGACCGGATGTATGCGTTCCTGGAGCGCCTGATCAACCTGGCGCTGCCCCGCATCCGCGACTTCCGCGGGGTGAGCCCGAAGAGCTTTGACGGGCGCGGCAACTACACCCTGGGGGTGCGGGAGCAGATCATTTTTCCTGAGATCTCCTTCGACAAGATCGATGCCATCCGTGGCATGGACATCACCATCGTGACCACCGCCCGTTCAGACGAAGAGGGCCGGGCCCTCCTCCGCGAGATGGGAATGCCGTTCCAGAGCAACTGA
- the secY gene encoding preprotein translocase subunit SecY: MLVSRGRNPNAAEVISQLIGNSGLRNRVLTTLSLLLLVRLGIYIPIPGIDREAFASFIEQGGSLLGFLDIFTGGGISTLGVFALGILPFINASIILQLLTASLPQLEDLQKNEGEAGRRKIAQITRYVALGWGLIQSVVFAMILRQYALEGISEVVFVVQTALCLVTGSMVVMWLSEVITERGIGQGASLVIFLNIVGTLPRTLGATIEAAQTGDRNTVLGIVVLVLVFLVTIVGIIFVQEGARRIPIVSAKRQVGGAGVGVLPTRQSYLPLKLNAGGVMPIIFASAVIFLPVTIANFTKNEWLIRGASLLNPGAANPWPYALAFFALILGFAYFYASLTVNPTDIASNLKKGGVAIPGVRPGSATATYLSGVQNRLTLLGGLFLGSVAIIPAAVERATNVQTFQGLGATSLLILVGVAIDTAKQVQTYVISQRYEGLVRQ, encoded by the coding sequence ATGCTCGTCAGTCGGGGCCGCAATCCCAACGCCGCCGAAGTCATCAGCCAGCTGATCGGCAACTCGGGCCTGCGCAATCGAGTGCTCACCACCCTGAGCCTGTTACTGCTGGTGCGTCTCGGCATCTACATCCCCATCCCAGGGATCGACCGCGAGGCCTTTGCCAGCTTCATCGAGCAGGGCGGCTCCCTGCTGGGTTTCCTCGACATCTTCACCGGCGGGGGAATCTCGACCCTCGGCGTTTTCGCGCTTGGAATCCTTCCGTTCATCAACGCCTCGATCATCCTGCAGCTCCTGACGGCATCCCTGCCACAGCTGGAGGATCTGCAGAAGAACGAGGGGGAAGCCGGTCGGCGCAAGATTGCCCAGATCACGCGCTACGTCGCCCTGGGCTGGGGCCTGATCCAGAGCGTCGTCTTCGCCATGATCCTGCGCCAGTACGCCCTGGAAGGAATCAGCGAGGTGGTGTTCGTGGTCCAGACCGCGCTGTGTCTGGTCACCGGATCAATGGTGGTGATGTGGCTGAGCGAGGTGATCACCGAACGGGGCATCGGCCAGGGGGCATCGCTGGTGATCTTCTTAAACATTGTGGGAACGCTGCCCCGCACCCTTGGCGCCACGATCGAGGCGGCTCAGACCGGTGACCGCAACACCGTTCTGGGCATCGTCGTGCTGGTGCTGGTCTTCCTTGTCACCATTGTTGGCATCATCTTTGTGCAGGAGGGTGCACGTCGCATCCCCATCGTCAGTGCCAAACGCCAGGTCGGGGGTGCCGGTGTCGGGGTTCTGCCAACCCGTCAGAGCTATCTGCCGTTGAAGCTCAATGCCGGCGGCGTCATGCCAATCATTTTCGCTTCAGCGGTGATCTTCCTCCCCGTCACGATTGCCAATTTCACCAAGAACGAGTGGTTGATCCGGGGAGCCAGCCTGCTGAACCCAGGCGCCGCCAACCCATGGCCCTATGCCTTGGCCTTCTTCGCCTTAATCCTCGGATTCGCTTATTTCTACGCATCACTGACGGTGAACCCGACCGATATCGCCTCCAATTTGAAAAAGGGCGGCGTTGCGATCCCTGGGGTGCGTCCTGGCAGTGCCACTGCCACCTATTTGTCCGGTGTTCAGAATCGGCTCACCCTCCTGGGCGGCCTGTTCTTGGGAAGCGTCGCAATCATCCCCGCAGCGGTGGAGCGCGCCACCAATGTGCAGACCTTCCAGGGCCTGGGTGCCACCTCATTGCTGATCCTCGTGGGTGTGGCCATCGACACCGCCAAACAGGTGCAGACCTACGTGATCTCCCAGCGCTACGAAGGGCTGGTGCGTCAGTGA
- the rpmJ gene encoding 50S ribosomal protein L36: MKVRASVKKMCDKCRVIRRHGRVMVICTNPKHKQRQG; encoded by the coding sequence ATGAAGGTGCGCGCTTCAGTCAAGAAAATGTGCGACAAGTGCCGGGTGATCCGTCGCCACGGCCGGGTCATGGTGATCTGCACCAACCCGAAGCACAAGCAGCGCCAGGGCTGA
- the rplX gene encoding 50S ribosomal protein L24, protein MATATSKAKPSDRIKMRIRKGDTVQVIAGKDKGKTGEVLRTLPNENRVIVEGVNMRTRHEKPTQEGETGRIVNEEASLHASNVMLYSTAKKVASRVEIVVEKDGSKKRKLKKTGEVLD, encoded by the coding sequence ATGGCCACCGCAACCAGCAAGGCCAAGCCCAGCGATCGCATCAAGATGCGCATCCGCAAAGGCGACACCGTTCAGGTGATCGCCGGCAAGGACAAGGGCAAGACCGGCGAGGTGCTGCGCACCCTGCCCAACGAGAACCGCGTGATCGTGGAAGGCGTCAACATGCGCACCCGCCACGAGAAGCCCACCCAGGAAGGTGAGACCGGACGCATCGTCAATGAGGAAGCATCCCTGCATGCCTCCAACGTGATGCTCTATTCCACCGCCAAGAAGGTGGCCAGCCGCGTCGAGATCGTCGTCGAAAAGGACGGCAGCAAGAAGCGCAAGCTCAAGAAAACCGGTGAAGTCCTCGACTGA
- the rplO gene encoding 50S ribosomal protein L15 → MTTLRLESLKANKGARRRKLRKGRGIAAGQGASCGFGMRGQKSRSGRPTRPGFEGGQMPLYRRVPKLKHFPLVNPKHFTVLNVSALNSLKDGSTVNLDSLVKDGVVTSPKHPLKILGNGDLTAKKLTVQAAAFTASARTKIEAAGGSCETLD, encoded by the coding sequence ATGACGACTCTCCGACTCGAATCCCTCAAAGCCAACAAGGGCGCCCGTCGCCGCAAATTGCGCAAGGGCCGCGGCATCGCCGCCGGCCAGGGCGCCAGCTGCGGCTTCGGCATGCGTGGCCAGAAATCCCGCTCCGGCCGTCCCACCCGCCCAGGTTTTGAAGGTGGCCAGATGCCGCTCTACCGCCGGGTGCCGAAGCTCAAGCACTTCCCCCTGGTCAACCCCAAGCACTTCACAGTGCTCAACGTCTCGGCTCTCAACAGCCTCAAGGACGGCAGCACAGTGAACCTGGACTCCCTCGTCAAAGATGGGGTTGTCACCAGTCCGAAGCATCCCCTGAAGATTCTCGGCAACGGTGATCTGACGGCCAAGAAGCTGACTGTTCAGGCCGCTGCCTTCACCGCATCAGCCCGCACCAAAATCGAAGCCGCCGGCGGCAGCTGCGAAACCCTCGACTGA
- the rpsE gene encoding 30S ribosomal protein S5, translated as MTDSSPQSNPNAVPGAADVPAAAEGQQQEQRRGGGRGERGDRRGGRRGDRRNQERDSEWQERVVQIRRVSKTVKGGKKMSFRAIVVVGNEKGQVGVGVGKAGDVIGAVRKGVADGKKHLVKVPLTRHNSIPTLSNGRDGAASVLIRPAAPGTGVIAGGSIRTVLELAGIKNVLAKRLGSKTPLNNARAAMVALSLLRTHKETAKERGISLEQIYS; from the coding sequence ATGACAGATTCCTCCCCCCAGTCCAACCCCAACGCGGTGCCAGGCGCCGCCGATGTCCCCGCAGCCGCGGAGGGCCAGCAACAGGAACAGCGTCGCGGCGGTGGCCGTGGTGAACGTGGTGACCGCCGCGGCGGACGCCGCGGTGATCGACGCAATCAAGAGCGCGACTCCGAATGGCAGGAGCGCGTGGTGCAGATCCGCCGCGTCTCCAAGACCGTCAAGGGCGGCAAGAAGATGAGCTTCCGGGCCATCGTCGTTGTCGGCAACGAGAAAGGACAAGTCGGCGTCGGTGTCGGCAAGGCCGGTGATGTGATCGGTGCTGTCCGCAAGGGCGTCGCCGATGGCAAGAAGCACCTGGTCAAGGTGCCGCTCACCCGTCACAACTCGATCCCGACCCTCTCCAATGGCCGTGACGGTGCCGCCAGCGTGCTGATCCGTCCCGCCGCCCCCGGTACCGGTGTGATTGCGGGCGGCTCGATCCGCACCGTGCTCGAGCTGGCCGGCATCAAGAATGTCCTGGCCAAGCGTCTGGGCAGCAAGACCCCCCTCAACAACGCCCGGGCTGCCATGGTGGCCCTGTCGCTTCTCCGCACCCACAAGGAGACGGCCAAGGAACGGGGAATCTCCCTCGAACAGATCTACTCCTGA
- the rplF gene encoding 50S ribosomal protein L6, giving the protein MSRIGKNPVPVPDKVTVSLDGLTVKVKGPKGELERTLPDGVSVSQDNNCIVVAPSTSKRFSRERHGLCRTLVANMIEGVNNGYSKSLEIVGVGSRAQVKGKTLVVSAGYSHPVEMEPPEGITFKVENNTKVIVSGIDKELVGNEAAKVRAIRPPEPYKGKGIKYEGERIMRKAGKSGKK; this is encoded by the coding sequence ATGTCACGCATCGGCAAAAATCCTGTTCCCGTACCCGACAAGGTGACCGTCTCCCTCGACGGCCTCACCGTGAAGGTCAAGGGACCGAAGGGCGAACTGGAACGCACCCTTCCTGATGGCGTCAGCGTCAGCCAAGACAACAACTGCATCGTGGTGGCTCCATCCACCAGCAAGCGCTTCTCCCGTGAACGCCACGGCCTGTGCCGCACCCTCGTCGCCAACATGATCGAGGGCGTCAACAACGGCTACAGCAAGAGCCTCGAAATCGTGGGCGTGGGTTCGAGGGCCCAGGTCAAAGGCAAGACCCTCGTGGTCAGCGCCGGCTACAGCCACCCCGTTGAAATGGAGCCACCTGAGGGCATCACCTTCAAGGTGGAAAACAACACCAAGGTGATCGTCTCCGGAATCGACAAGGAACTGGTGGGCAACGAGGCCGCCAAAGTCCGCGCCATCCGCCCGCCCGAGCCCTACAAGGGCAAGGGCATCAAGTACGAAGGCGAGCGCATCATGCGCAAGGCGGGCAAGTCCGGCAAGAAATAA
- the rplN gene encoding 50S ribosomal protein L14 → MIQQESYLSVADNSGAKRIQCIRVLGTNRRYAHVGDVIVAAVKDAMPNMGVKKSDVVKAVVVRTKATLRRDTGNSIRFDDNAAVIINADNNPKGTRVFGPVARELRERNFTKIVSLAPEVI, encoded by the coding sequence ATGATCCAGCAGGAGAGCTATCTGAGCGTCGCCGACAACAGCGGCGCCAAGCGCATCCAGTGCATCCGTGTGCTGGGCACCAACCGTCGCTACGCCCACGTGGGCGATGTGATCGTTGCCGCCGTGAAGGACGCCATGCCCAACATGGGCGTGAAGAAGTCCGATGTGGTGAAAGCCGTGGTGGTTCGCACCAAGGCAACCCTTCGCCGCGACACCGGCAACTCCATCCGGTTCGACGACAACGCAGCGGTGATCATCAACGCTGACAACAACCCCAAAGGCACCCGCGTCTTCGGACCGGTGGCCCGTGAATTGCGCGAGCGCAACTTCACGAAAATCGTGTCCCTCGCTCCGGAGGTGATCTGA
- the rplR gene encoding 50S ribosomal protein L18 gives MSKLSRKQQTQKRHRRLRRHLTGTSDRPRLAVFRSNNHIYVQVIDDDAQSTLCSASTVDKELRAGLDANGGSCDASVAVGELVAKRAIAKGIQSVVFDRGGNLYHGRIKALADAAREAGLQF, from the coding sequence ATGTCCAAACTGTCCCGCAAACAGCAGACGCAGAAACGCCACCGGCGCCTGCGTCGCCACCTCACCGGCACCTCCGACCGTCCGCGGCTGGCGGTGTTCCGCTCCAACAATCACATCTACGTCCAGGTCATCGACGACGACGCTCAGAGCACCCTGTGCTCGGCCTCGACCGTTGACAAAGAGCTGCGTGCTGGCCTTGATGCCAACGGCGGCAGCTGTGATGCATCCGTCGCCGTTGGCGAACTGGTCGCCAAGCGCGCCATCGCCAAGGGGATCCAAAGCGTGGTCTTCGACCGTGGCGGCAACCTGTACCACGGCCGGATCAAGGCCTTAGCCGATGCCGCCCGGGAAGCGGGCCTTCAGTTCTGA
- a CDS encoding adenylate kinase, whose translation MKSRLLFLGPPGAGKGTQAARLCNANGMSHLSTGDLLRSEVVAGTALGQEAEAVMNRGELVSDALVLAIVESQLKGLSSGGWLLDGFPRTVPQADALEPLLDELKQPIEAVVLLELDDAVLIERLLARGRDDDNEAVIRNRLEVYREKTSPLISFYRDKGLLVSVEANGSVEEITERITNVLS comes from the coding sequence ATGAAATCCCGTCTCCTCTTCCTTGGCCCCCCTGGAGCAGGAAAGGGCACCCAGGCAGCACGCCTGTGCAACGCCAACGGCATGAGCCATCTCTCCACCGGTGATTTGTTGCGATCGGAGGTCGTAGCCGGCACAGCCCTGGGCCAGGAGGCCGAAGCGGTGATGAACCGTGGGGAACTGGTCAGCGATGCCCTGGTGCTTGCGATCGTGGAAAGCCAGTTGAAGGGATTGTCCAGCGGAGGCTGGCTCCTGGACGGGTTTCCCCGCACCGTGCCTCAGGCCGATGCCCTCGAACCGCTGCTCGACGAACTCAAGCAACCGATTGAAGCCGTGGTGCTGCTTGAGCTGGACGATGCCGTGCTGATCGAGCGTCTGCTCGCCCGTGGCCGCGACGACGACAATGAAGCGGTCATCCGCAATCGCCTGGAGGTCTACCGAGAGAAGACCTCACCCCTGATCAGCTTCTATCGGGACAAAGGCCTGCTGGTGTCGGTTGAAGCGAACGGCTCCGTGGAGGAGATCACCGAGCGGATTACCAATGTGCTGAGTTGA
- the rpsQ gene encoding 30S ribosomal protein S17, producing MAVKERVGTVVSDKMEKTVVVAVESRFPHPIYQKTVSRTTRYKAHDEDNSCRVGDRVRITETRPMSRHKRWTIAEVLSHSPKADKSAESAAPAPEAAAKEVSE from the coding sequence ATGGCAGTCAAGGAAAGGGTCGGCACCGTCGTCAGCGACAAGATGGAAAAAACGGTGGTGGTGGCGGTGGAAAGCCGCTTCCCCCATCCCATCTATCAAAAGACGGTCAGCCGCACCACCCGTTACAAAGCCCACGACGAAGACAACTCCTGTCGCGTCGGAGACCGTGTTCGCATCACGGAAACCCGTCCGATGAGCCGGCACAAGCGCTGGACCATCGCCGAGGTCCTGAGCCACAGCCCGAAAGCTGACAAATCAGCCGAGAGCGCTGCTCCAGCACCTGAGGCTGCGGCCAAGGAGGTGAGCGAATGA
- the rpsH gene encoding 30S ribosomal protein S8, which yields MANHDPISDMLTRIRNASEKRHETTKIPASRMTRSIAKVLQQEGFISEISEQGEGVRTELVLSLKYSGKHRLPTIRSMQRVSKPGLRIYKNTRGLPKVLGGLGVAIISTSKGVMSDRDARREGVGGEVLCYVY from the coding sequence ATGGCCAACCACGACCCAATTTCCGACATGCTCACCCGCATTCGCAATGCGAGTGAGAAGCGTCACGAGACCACCAAGATCCCTGCATCCCGCATGACCCGCAGCATCGCCAAGGTGCTGCAGCAGGAGGGCTTCATCTCCGAGATCAGCGAACAGGGCGAAGGCGTGCGCACCGAACTGGTGCTCTCCCTCAAGTACAGCGGCAAGCACCGGCTGCCCACCATCCGCTCCATGCAGCGGGTGAGCAAGCCAGGTCTGCGCATCTACAAGAACACCCGTGGCCTGCCCAAGGTCCTCGGCGGTCTTGGCGTTGCGATCATCTCCACCTCCAAAGGTGTGATGAGTGATCGCGATGCCCGCCGCGAGGGCGTCGGGGGCGAGGTGCTCTGTTACGTCTACTGA